Below is a genomic region from Isosphaeraceae bacterium EP7.
AGGCGCACCTCGACCGCGAACTCGAGGCGGCTCGTGAGCACGGGGGGAAGGTCGCCGCGTATCACGACCCCCGCCATGTTTTTGATGACAAGAACGTCGACGCAGTCATCGTCGCCTTGCCAAACCACTGGCATGCCTTGGCGACGGTCTGGGCTTGCCAGGCAGGCAAGGACGTCTATGTCGAGAAGCCGTTCTCTTACGACCTGTGGGAAGGTCAGCAGATGGTCGCGGCGGCCCGCAAGTATGGTCGCATGGTCCAGGTCGGCACTCAGAATCGGTCCAGCGCCTTCCTACGCCGTGTGTTCGACCGTCTGAGCGGCGGCGAGCTCGGGCCCATCCGCTTCGCTCACGCGCTGGTGTACCGGGCTCGCGACGGCATCGGATCGGTACATGAACCCACTCCGCCGCCGCGCACCGTGGATTATGACCTCTGGTGCGGCCCGGCCTCCAAGGGGCCGCTGATGCGCAAGCAGTTGCACTACGAGTGGCATTGGTTCTGGGACACTGGCAACGGTGAGATGGGAAACAACGGCATCCACGTCATTGACGTATGCCGCTTGGCCCTCGGACAGAACCGGACGCCGCCGCGTGCCATGAGTATCGGCGGCCGGTTTGGTCCCCACGATTGCGGCGAGACGGCCAACACACATATCGCACTGCTGGATTTCCAGCCTGCCCCGCTCATCTGCGAGGTGCGCAACGTGAGCGTCGGCAAGGGTGGAGCCACGATCGGGAAATTCCGGGGTCAGGACAAGGGTGTCCTGATCGATTGCGAAGGGGGCTACTTCGCCGGCGATGCCTCCGGCGGGGCGTTCTTCGATCGCCAGGGGAAGAAGGTCCAGGACCTCGGGGAGGGCGACAGCCCCAAGGCCTTGGAACTGGCCCACCTCTCCTCCTTCATCGCTGCCGTCCGCAGCCGGAAGGTCGGTGATTTGCCCGCCGAGGCGCTCGATGGGCACCGCTCGGCAGCCTGCTGTCATATGACAAACGTGTCTCACCGGCTAGGGAAGCAATCATCTCCCGAGGCCATCCGATCAGCGATCACAGGCCACCCCGAGATGGCCGACGCCTTTGAACGCTGCCGCGGGTATCTGCGAGAGAACGGAGTGAGCCTTGACGCCACCCCGGCCTCCCTCGGGCCTTGGGTGAGCTACGACGAGCAGCGGGGCCGCTTCATTGGCGACTTCGAAGATGTTGCCAATAAGCTGTTGCGGCGTGAATACCGCAAGCCGTTCGTAGTGCCCGATCTCACAGCGGGCTGAACCGACCGATCACGGAGCCCAAACGCCTGCTGCCCCCCCCTGTCCGTCACGCCTCCCCTTTACGCCCACAAAGGGGAGGCGTCGTGACCTGCCCCCAACTTCTGACGTGTGACCTGACCCGGGAAGTTGGACCAGGAAATTGGGGGCACGTCTCTCGGCGGGGCGTCTGCTGGGTATTGTCGCGGACGGTGAGCTATTCGTTGAGGTAGCGGGGATGAGAGACGACCTCGAAGGTCTCCTCGATGAGATTGGCGACGCGCGGGGCGGTCTACAGTTCGGTAGCGAATCCGAACTCGGTGGCCGGCTTTCCCAGCTACTCCAGGACAACCAGGCCCTGCTCGGGGGTGAACTTGGGCGTCTGGTCCGGCGGCGTCGATGTGGACAGGCCGGCCTTGCCCTGCTGGCGATGGATGGCCACCCACCTGCGGATGGATCGGACGTTGTCGCCGAGGAAACGGGCGACCTCGATCTGGGCATGGCCGTCGTTGACGCGGGCGACGGCGAGGCGTCGCCGATTCTCAAGCTCTTGTGCCGATCGTATGGTGACCATTGATTCAGGAGCCTATCCGGAACCGACGCCTCCGAAAAGGGCCCAACCAACCTGAGGATCGATAGCTACTTTGTTCGGGGCATTCCTCCCGGGCACATCCGTGTCCCGGGAGGAATGCCGTTGAAAACCCAAGATAGGGTGCGATTACCAATCCCCGACGCTGCCGTCTTTGTAGAACGTGCGCAGAAGGACTTCCTGTTCGAAGGGGTGTTTTTTGACCTCGTCCTCGTTAATCTCGACCCCGAGCCCCGGGAGTGTGTTCGGGTAGACGATGCGTCCCTTGGGCTCGATAGTGTAGCCCTCGCTGACAACTTCGGAGCGCCAAGGGACGTCGTCCAGAACGGCTTCGCAGATCATATAGGACGGTGTGGCGAATCCGAATTCGAGCGAGGCGGCGGTGCTCACCGGCCCCTGGGGGTTGTGCGGCGCGAGAGCGACTCGGTAGGCCTCGGCCATCGCGGCGATGCGCCGAGCCTCGGTCAGGCCACCGCAATGGGTGATGTCGGGCTGGAGGACGCTGCAGGCGCGGCGTTCGAGCAACTCGCGGAAGGCATGCTGCGAGACGAGCCGTTCACCGGTCGCAATGGGGGTCGAGACGGAGCGTTGGATGAGGGCGATGTCCTCGATGGACTCGGGCCAGCAGGGCTCTTCGAAGAAGTAGAGGCCGTAGGGCTCGAGGACCTTTGCGAAGCGCATGCCCATCCGTGGTGACGGGCGGGCGTGGCAATCGACCATGATATCGATGTCATCGCCGACCGCATCTCGCATCGCCTTGACGCACGCTTCGGCGTACTTCAAGGGGCGCAGACCCTCCAGCGGCATGGTCTCGGGGACCGCCATCGACTTGAACGCGGTAAAGCCTTGGGAGACCGCGTGCTCGGCCAACTCGCCAAATCGGCGGGCGTCGGAGGGGTCGGTCTGGTAGAAGTCCTCCATCCGGCCACCTCCCAGGTGGCAGTAGAGCCGGATGTAGTCACGGACGGCCCCGCCCCAGAGCTTGTGGCAGGGAACGCCGTGGACCTTGCCGATGATATCCCAGAGGGCAATATCGATCCCGCTGATGGCCGTCCCGCGCACGATGCCGTTACCGTGCCAGAAGTGTTGGCGGTACATCATCTGCCAGAGGTGCTCGACCCGCGTGGGATCTTCGCCGATCAGGAGCTGGGAGATGTCCTCGACAGCGCCGACCACGGCCCGCGTGTGCCATTCGAGAGTGGCCTCGCCCCAACCATAGAGGCCAGGCTGGTCGGTGAGGACCTTAACGAAGATCCAATTTCTCATCCGTGCGTGGCAGACGAAGGTCTCTATCTTCGTGATCTTCATCGAACACTTCTCCGATACGCATCAACAGGCGAGCTTGATTCAGATCCCGTCGCGGAGCACGGCATCGGTCGCTTCCAGGGTGGAATC
It encodes:
- a CDS encoding Gfo/Idh/MocA family oxidoreductase, with the translated sequence MGSTTAVGGVGGRGHQLIGRLREIPGVKIVALCDADQAHLDRELEAAREHGGKVAAYHDPRHVFDDKNVDAVIVALPNHWHALATVWACQAGKDVYVEKPFSYDLWEGQQMVAAARKYGRMVQVGTQNRSSAFLRRVFDRLSGGELGPIRFAHALVYRARDGIGSVHEPTPPPRTVDYDLWCGPASKGPLMRKQLHYEWHWFWDTGNGEMGNNGIHVIDVCRLALGQNRTPPRAMSIGGRFGPHDCGETANTHIALLDFQPAPLICEVRNVSVGKGGATIGKFRGQDKGVLIDCEGGYFAGDASGGAFFDRQGKKVQDLGEGDSPKALELAHLSSFIAAVRSRKVGDLPAEALDGHRSAACCHMTNVSHRLGKQSSPEAIRSAITGHPEMADAFERCRGYLRENGVSLDATPASLGPWVSYDEQRGRFIGDFEDVANKLLRREYRKPFVVPDLTAG
- the dgoD gene encoding galactonate dehydratase, producing the protein MKITKIETFVCHARMRNWIFVKVLTDQPGLYGWGEATLEWHTRAVVGAVEDISQLLIGEDPTRVEHLWQMMYRQHFWHGNGIVRGTAISGIDIALWDIIGKVHGVPCHKLWGGAVRDYIRLYCHLGGGRMEDFYQTDPSDARRFGELAEHAVSQGFTAFKSMAVPETMPLEGLRPLKYAEACVKAMRDAVGDDIDIMVDCHARPSPRMGMRFAKVLEPYGLYFFEEPCWPESIEDIALIQRSVSTPIATGERLVSQHAFRELLERRACSVLQPDITHCGGLTEARRIAAMAEAYRVALAPHNPQGPVSTAASLEFGFATPSYMICEAVLDDVPWRSEVVSEGYTIEPKGRIVYPNTLPGLGVEINEDEVKKHPFEQEVLLRTFYKDGSVGDW